A DNA window from Aspergillus nidulans FGSC A4 chromosome I contains the following coding sequences:
- a CDS encoding uncharacterized protein (transcript_id=CADANIAT00006541) produces the protein MEQVILNAYKTQTAKQVRSDIPTILRSSFLYASSEALQFFCMALGFWYGGTLLGHHEYSIFHFYVCFSEVIFGAQAAGSVFSYAPGMSKAKHAAGELKALYSRKPKIHGHNVMRGRWSGVGASAAMRNVLPLPPRSLQGSIEFRNVYFRYPTRMTVPVLSGLSFSIRPGQFVAFVGASGCGKSTTIALLERFYNPLPGSGGIYVDGRDISSLDLQSYRRQLAFVGQEPALFQGTIKENILLGMEEGEVDDGQIIAACKDANIYDFIISLPKGGMLSGGQKQRIAIARALLREPRILLLDEATSALDSESEQVVQAALDTAARGRTTVAVAHRLSTIQRADVIY, from the exons ATGGAGCAGGTCATCCTCAACGCGTATAAGACCCAGACAGCCAAGCAAGTGCGCTCAGACATCCCGACGATCCTGCGCTCCTCTTTTCTGTATGCCTCTTCGGAAGCCTTGCAGTTCTTCTGCATGGCGCTAGGCTTCTGGTACGGCGGCACGCTGCTCGGCCACCACGAGTACAGCATCTTCCACTTCTACGTCTGCTTCAGTGAGGTCATTTTCGGCGCGCAGGCCGCAGGCAGCGTCTTCTCGTATGCGCCCGGCATGTCCAAGGCAAAACACGCCGCGGGCGAGCTGAAAGCACTGTACAGCCGCAAGCCCAAGATCCACGGCCACAACGTGATGCGCGGGCGCTGGTCTGGCGTTGGCGCCAGCGCTGCGATGCGCAACGTCCTCCCCCTACCTCCCCGATCGCTGCAGGGGTCGATCGAGTTCCGCAATGTGTACTTCCGGTATCCCACGCGGATGACGGTCCCCGTGCTATCGGGGCTCAGCTTCTCGATCCGGCCAGGCCAGTTTGTCGCGTTTGTGGGCGCAAGCGGGTGCGGCAAATCGACGACGATCGCCCTCCTGGAGCGCTTCTACAACCCGCTGCCAGGCAGCGGCGGGATCTACGTCGACGGACGGGATATCAGCAGTCTGGACCTGCAGAGCTACCGGCGGCAGCTGGCGTTTGTCGGGCAGGAGCCGGCGCTGTTCCAGGGGACGATCAAGGAGAATATCCTGCTggggatggaggagggggaggtcGATGACGGCCAGATCATCGCTGCGTGCAAAGACGCGAACATCTACGACTTCATCATTTCACTCCC CAAGGGCGGGATGTTGTCTGGGGGCCAAAAACAGCGCATCGCCATTGCGCGCGCGCTGCTGCGCGAGCCCCGGATCCtgctgctggacgaggcgaCCTCGGCGCTggacagcgagagcgagcaaGTGGTGCAGGCGGCGCTGGACACGGCCGCGAGGGGCCGCACGACGGTGGCGGTGGCCCACCGTCTGAGCACGATCCAGCGCGCAGACGTGATCTAC TAA
- a CDS encoding elongation of very long chain fatty acids protein (transcript_id=CADANIAT00006542) — translation MHIPTPTLSRPFGVQLWPHFSRAFTALSGKSPADFQLVPGETPMTTLQGTLLSLATYYVVVLGGRQLMKSQARFKLRIPFIIHNFILTVISGVLLALFLEQILPTLSNDGVLHAICDARGGWTDELVLLYYLNYLTKYLELADTVFLVLKKKPLTFLHTYHHGATALLCYVELVGRTSVSWVPITLNLMVHVVMYWYYFQSARGIRIWWKRYITLLQIAQFVIDIGFIYFASYTYFASTYFPWVPNAGYCMGEEYAAGFGVFIISSYLLLFISFYLTTYREKAPRFLSQARALGAKKGL, via the exons ATGCACATTCCAACCCCAACCCTTTCCCGCCCTTTCGGCGTTCAGCTCTGGCCGCACTTCAGCAGGGCATTCACTGCACTGTCAGGCAAATCCCCCGCTGATTTCCAGCTCGTCCCTGGCGAGACGCCGATGACGACGCTGCAGGGCACGCTTCTGTCTCTGGCGACTTACTACGTCGTTGTCCTGGGCGGCCGGCAGCTCATGAAGAGTCAGGCCAGGTTTAAACTACGAATCCCGTTCATCATCCATAATTTCATCTTAACCGTGATAAGTGGTGTGTTGTTGGCACTTTTCCTGGAGCAGATTCTCCCAACGCTCTCAAATGATGGCGTTCTCCATGCAATTTGCGATGCGCGCGGTGGGTGGACGGACGAGTTGGTGCTTCTTTACTAC CTGAACTACCTGACCAAGTATCTCGAACTGGCAGATACAGTCTTCCTCgttctgaagaagaaaccaCTGACATTCCTGCACACCTACCACCACGGTGCCACAGCGCTGCTATGCTACGTTGAGCTCGTCGGCCGTACTTCTGTCTCATGGGTTCCTATCACGCTGAACCTGATGGTTCACGTCGTGATGTACTGGTACTATTTCCAGAGCGCGCGCGGCATCCGCATCTGGTGGAAGCGGTACATCACGCTGCTGCAAATTGCGCAGTTTGTCATTGATATCG GGTTTATCTACTTCGCCTCCTATACGTACTTTGCCTCAACGTATTTCCCCTGGGTACCGAATGCGGGCTACTGCATGGGTGAGGAGTATGCGGCTGGCTTCGGCGTGTTCATTATCAGCTCTTATCTGTTGCTCTTCATCTCATTCTATCTTACAACGTACAGGGAAAAGGCGCCGCGGTTTTTGAGTCAGGCGAGGGCCCTAGGCGCAAAGAAGGGGCTCTGA
- a CDS encoding protein CYP672A1 (transcript_id=CADANIAT00006543), whose amino-acid sequence MSLVMAVPHAFSVSDFGDIPTVLVSALSFILVSVWIKTSIDISQLETKLGFLSGRSAYKFNSLHKKYGKIVRFAPNQLSFNTIKGMRNIYGAGLGKSNTFLKTGFYKAISRRNIFTATDPYYHATVRKLFSPSLSPGCMAAHEPVIKGCIARFHALVKQRMQSQKAISLNDLYYSLSVDMVSEVLLGKSLGCIERGRPFFWTEQLPRIFYWATIRDQFKGSGVPTLIKWMLRQILRKGIRQRSEEARMRLIREQLKATHTRRDVMVEVLERADSSTLPEDEIAENFSAIMLAGFHTTSHAICATIWLVLSHPETRERLQNELRTAFQSTDEISLDVLAKLPWLNAVITEALRVYPPVPLGGARISPGAYVDGFVAFLTGPQVEVSTSLYALHHNGEYFKNPYKFAPERWVNPESTDRKEAVQPFLLGSRSCIAKYFAQQMLLLTLASFFVEFDGQYVGKVKDWTTESRCYAFWELPELKVQLQERFASAEVSE is encoded by the exons ATGTCGCTCGTTATGGCCGTGCCACATGCCTTTTCTGTTAGTGATTTTGGAGATATTCCCACTGTCCTTGTCTCAGCATTGAGCTTTATCCTC GTATCTGTTTGGA TCAAGACATCGATTGACATATCCCAGCTCGAGACAAAACTTGGCTTTCTCTCTGGACGCAGCGCCTACAAGTTCAACTCCCTGCACAAGAAATATG GCAAGATCGTCCGCTTCGCCCCGAACCAACTCTCCTTCAACACGATTAAGGGTATGCGCAATATCTACGGCGCAGGGCTTGGGAAGAGTAACACCTTCCTGAAAACAGGCTTCTACAAAGCCATCTCCCGCCGAAACATTTTCACAGCCACCGACCCGTACTACCATGCCACCGTCCGCAAGCTCTTCAGTCCATCGTTGAGTCCGGGGTGCATGGCTGCGCACGAACCCGTGATCAAGGGGTGCATTGCGCGGTTCCATGCCCTGGTCAAGCAGAGGATGCAGAGTCAAAAAGCGATCAGTCTGAACGATCTGTACTACTCGCTGTCTGTGGATATGGTCTCTGAAGTCCTCCTGGGCAAGTCGCTCGGCTGCATTGAGCGTGGCCGGCCGTTTTTCTGGACGGAGCAGCTCCCACGCATCTTCTACTGGGCCACTATTCGAGACCAGTTCAAGGGGTCTGGAGTCCCCACGTTGATCAAGTGGATGCTGCGCCAGATCCTGCGCAAGGGAATCCGGCAGAGGAGTGAGGAGGCAAGAATGCGTCTGATCAGAGA ACAGCTCAAAGCAACCCACACACGCCGCGATGTAATGGTTGAAGTCCTGGAGCGTGCCGATTCAAGCACTCTGCCCGAGGACGAAATCGCAGAAAACTTCTCTGCCATCATGCTGGCTGGGTTCCATACGACTTCGCACGCCATTTGCGCCACCATCTGGCTGGTGCTCTCGCATCCAGAGACGCGTGAGCGTCTCCAGAACGAGCTGCGCACGGCCTTTCAGTCCACCGATGAGATATCTTTAGACGTCCTCGCCAAACTCCCCTGGTTGAACGCGGTCATCACGGAGGCACTGAGGGTCTACCCGCCTGTTCCGCTTGGAGGAGCGCGCATCTCGCCTGGTGCTTATGTTGACGGG TTTGTTGCCTTTCTGACGGGTCCGCAGGTTGAGGTGTCGACCTCCCTCTACGCCCTGCACCACAACGGCGAGTACTTCAAAAACCCTTACAAATTTGCCCCTGAGCGCTGGGTCAACCCCGAGTCTACGGATCGCAAGGAGGCCGTGCAGCCATTCTTGCTTGGAAGCCGGTCTTGCATTGCGAAATA CTTCGCCCAGCAAATGCTCCTTCTCACTTTGGCCTCCTTTTTTGTCGAGTTTGACGGACAGTATGTCGGCAAGGTGAAGGACTGGACTACTGAGAGCCGCTGCTACGCTTTCTGGGAACTTCCTGAACTGAAGGTTCAGCTCCAGGAGAGGTTCGCATCCGCTGAAGTTTCAGAGTAA